A genomic region of Cotesia glomerata isolate CgM1 linkage group LG9, MPM_Cglom_v2.3, whole genome shotgun sequence contains the following coding sequences:
- the LOC123271754 gene encoding uncharacterized protein LOC123271754, with protein sequence MTIDIFGRTSYKTNDLQYSKGIPGTPGVGFKLTGDGKFDLDGKRLCNVSKAIAENDVVTLSCMRSSVNIELDVLKRTIYNNNKRITHLETLENIINDLEAKVEASNNIINNQQTKINKLETVELHRQARKNYARRHVDIRGIDETWQADLVEMIPYSKVNNGYKYLLTIIDIFSKYAWVVPIKSKSAGDVRNAMKSVLQRDRKPQNLHVDNGKEFYNKEFKDLMKQYKINMYSTFSNLKASICERFNRTLKNKMWRQFTAQGSYKWVDMLPDLVNTYNNTKHRTIKMKPVDVTAAKEKELLQSIYDPLKKKPVMLKSKFKVGDKVRISKYKHIFEKGYTPNWTTEIFTIKTVQNTNPTTYKLIDYQDQPIQGGFYAEELSGVKYPDIYLIEKVLKKRGNKVYVKWTGFDNSHNSWINKSDM encoded by the exons ATGACTATTGATATATTTGGGCGTACATCATATAAAACAAATGACTTACAATACAGTAAAGGAATTCCTGGGACACCAGGAGTTGGATTTAAGTTAACTGGCGATGGAAAATTTGACTTGGATGGCAAAAGGTTGTGTAACGTTTCAAAAGCTATCGCAGAAAATGACGTTGTTACGTTATCATGTATGCGTTCAAGTGTAAATATTGAATTAGATGTACTCAAAcgaacaatttataataataataaacgtaTTACTCATCTCGAAACATTGGAAAATATCATTAATGATTTGGAAGCCAAAGTGGAAGcatcaaataatattattaataatcagcAAACTAAGATTAATAAACTAGAAA cTGTCGAGCTTCACAGACAAGCTCGAAAAAATTACGCTCGACGTCATGTTGACATTCGTGGGATTGATGAAACATGGCAAGCTGACTTGGTTGAGATGATTCCATATTCTAAAGTTAACAATGGGTATAAATATCTACTGACAATAATAGATATTTTCTCAAAGTATGCTTGGGTAGTCCctattaaaagtaaaagtgCCGGTGATGTTAGAAATGCAATGAAAAGTGTACTCCAACGAGATCGCAAACCACAAAACTTACATGTTGATAACGGAAAAGAGTTCTATAACAAGGAATTCAAAGATCTTATGAAGCAGTATAAGATAAACATGTACTCTACATTCAGCAATCTCAAAGCTTCTATTTGCGAGCGTTTCAATAGaacacttaaaaataaaatgtggcGGCAATTTACAGCACAAGGTTCTTATAAATGGGTTGATATGCTCCCTGATTTAGTGAATACTTATAATAACACGAAACATCGAACAATTAAGATGAAACCAGTCGATGTGACTGCAGCCAAAGAAAAAGAACTGCTACAGAGCATATATGATCCTCTTAAAAAGAAACCTGTAATGctgaaaagtaaatttaaagttgGAGATAAAGTGCGTATcagtaaatataaacatatatttgAGAAGGGATACACACCAAACTGGACAACAGAAATTTTTACTATCAAGACTGTGCAAAATACAAATCCTACAACTTACAAGTTGATTGATTATCAGGATCAGCCGATTCAAGGAGGCTTTTACGCTGAAGAACTTAGTGGAGTAAAATATCcggatatttatttaatagagaaagttttaaaaaaacgtGGGAATAAGGTTTATGTTAAGTGGACAGGTTTTGATAATTCACATAATAGCTGgattaataaatctgatatgtAA
- the LOC123271752 gene encoding uncharacterized protein LOC123271752 has translation MAEILDIQKPIFFDESVSHYEVHAHLPYTLSTLNNSDEIRISIQHQDLCILPSKSSLHICGRFVKEDNTAVTESMELVNMAICHMFEEIRYELNAVEIDRCKNVGITSLMKNYVSQSPGRVNIMENAGWLTQAANKLTDADGYFDISIPLSFIFGFAEDYNRIIINAKHELILIRSNVDTNAYIHKPATAQAVAERVKIVLNKVVWNVPYITMSDQQKIQALNFITNDPAISMSFRTWQFYEYPMLPRTTKHVWPIKTSTQLEKTRYVILGFQTARKNVVTKDASKFDHCNIRDVKLFLNSQSYPYGNLNLNIARNQFALIYDMYTNFQVSYYNKDPEPLLSKAKFLTDAPLYIIDCLKQNESIKSGPVDIRIEFESENLFPDHTAAYCLILHDRIIEYNPISSTVRKIT, from the coding sequence ATGGCTGAAATCTTAGATATTCAAAAACCAATCTTCTTTGATGAATCAGTTTCTCACTATGAAGTTCACGCACATTTACCGTATACTTTATCGACATTAAATAATAGTGATGAAATTAGAATCAGCATTCAACATCAAGATCTGTGTATTTTACCAAGCAAAAGTTCATTACACATCTGTGGGAGATTTGTTAAAGAAGATAACACAGCTGTAACAGAATCTATGGAATTAGTCAACATGGCTATTTGTCATATGTTTGAGGAGATACGCTATGAACTGAATGCTGTAGAGATTGATAGATGTAAAAATGTTGGTATTACAAgccttatgaaaaattatgtatCGCAGAGTCCAGGACGGGTGAATATTATGGAGAACGCGGGTTGGCTAACACAAGCAGCTAATAAATTAACCGATGCTGATGGTTATTTTGATATATCTATACCGCTAAGTTTCATATTTGGATTCGCTGAAGATTACAatcgtattattattaatgctaAACATGAATTGATACTCATAAGATCAAATGTTGACACGAACGCATACATTCATAAACCAGCTACTGCACAAGCCGTTGCTGAAAGAGTGAAGATTGTTCTCAATAAAGTGGTGTGGAATGTTCCATACATTACAATGTCTGATCAGCAAAAAATTCAAGCGCTAAATTTCATCACTAACGATCCAGCGATTTCAATGAGTTTTCGAACATGGCAATTTTATGAGTATCCGATGCTACCAAGGACCACGAAGCATGTCTGGCCAATCAAAACTTCTACACAGCTTGAAAAAACACGATATGTAATTTTAGGATTCCAAACTGCACGGAAAAATGTTGTAACGAAAGATGCTAGCAAATTCGATCATTGTAATATTAGAGATGTGAAACTATTTCTGAATTCTCAAAGTTACCCATATGGAAATTTAAATCTTAACATTGCTAGAAATCAGTTTGCTTTAATATATGATATGTATACTAATTTTCAAGTTTCATACTATAATAAAGATCCGGAACCATTATTATCAAAAGCTAAATTTCTAACTGACGCGCCGCTCTACATTATAGATTGCTTGAAGCAAAATGAATCAATCAAGTCCGGGCCTGTTGATATACGAATTGAATTTGAATCGGAAAATCTGTTTCCTGATCATACCGCGGCATACTGTCTAATATTACATGATCGTATTATAGAATATAATCCAATAAGTAGTACTGTtagaaaaataacataa